A stretch of the Leptospira bandrabouensis genome encodes the following:
- the msrB gene encoding peptide-methionine (R)-S-oxide reductase MsrB, producing MKRAIPILFFSIFFVLGLFLLPSCSESSSHSPKKIENPELRKKLTDLQYRVTQEGETEPAFQNEYWDNHEEGIYVDIVSKEPLFSSKDKFESGTGWPSFTKPLVGGNVVEVADHSYGMTRTEIRSKNANSHLGHVFDDGPAPTNKRYCMNSAAMEFIPKGKLKERGYGSFLSGFTDLGKD from the coding sequence ATGAAACGAGCCATTCCTATCCTTTTCTTCAGTATCTTTTTTGTATTAGGGTTGTTTTTGTTACCTTCCTGTTCTGAATCCTCGTCTCATTCCCCAAAAAAAATAGAGAATCCTGAACTCCGAAAAAAACTCACCGATCTTCAATACCGTGTCACACAAGAGGGTGAAACGGAACCTGCTTTTCAGAATGAATATTGGGACAATCATGAAGAAGGAATCTATGTTGATATTGTTTCCAAAGAACCCCTCTTTAGTTCGAAAGACAAGTTTGAATCGGGTACAGGTTGGCCAAGTTTTACAAAGCCACTTGTCGGTGGCAATGTGGTGGAAGTCGCTGATCATTCTTATGGGATGACACGAACCGAAATACGTTCTAAAAACGCCAATTCTCATTTGGGCCATGTATTTGATGATGGACCCGCTCCAACAAACAAACGTTATTGTATGAATTCGGCAGCAATGGAATTTATCCCCAAAGGTAAACTGAAAGAAAGAGGATATGGATCTTTTCTTTCGGGGTTTACGGATTTAGGTAAGGACTAG
- a CDS encoding hybrid sensor histidine kinase/response regulator, with translation MMIAPLPKNETARLSALKGLEILDTPEEEMFDEITKLASMICNVPISLVSLIDETRQWFKSHHGLDTRETPRSLAFCSHAILGDELFVVPNAKLDPRFKNNPLVNEAPNVIFYAGIPLALDDHIKLGTLCVIDNKPRELNENQIQMLRLLGKQTIRLLQMRKATERLEIEKLSAERATAAKRDFIAAISHDIRNPLNSLLGMSEMIRETDLDPTILGYVDHIKNAGEVILHLVNDTIEISRLEENANVSNLEWFELYQCLHILDSFFKTETRRKQLEFKLQNFTNQNLLIHSDKRKIEKILWNLTANAVKFTNNGEITCSVSLETKTNENGLLLIEVKDTGPGISPEVKDKLFQKYNQFVPEGCGISGSGLGLSIVKLSLEELEGTVKVESKLGEGSTFKVSIPIVWKLEEKNRNSSAAGVTNLNQLPKFSKQQKVLIADDNDLNRKVLKSYLKPFGFEIKETSNGLDTERELLNSLYDIAFLDIEMPGKHGTEIAKGISGKPNRPVLFACTGLCMPEEKEQILNSGFEYFMPKPYLKEELYAHLTDIAKKHP, from the coding sequence ATGATGATCGCCCCCCTTCCGAAAAATGAGACCGCACGTCTTTCGGCGTTAAAAGGGCTCGAAATACTAGACACTCCTGAAGAGGAGATGTTTGATGAAATTACAAAATTAGCATCGATGATTTGTAATGTTCCCATCTCTCTTGTAAGCCTCATTGATGAAACAAGACAATGGTTCAAATCGCATCATGGATTAGATACCCGAGAAACTCCCAGGTCCCTTGCCTTTTGTTCCCATGCGATTTTAGGGGATGAACTATTTGTTGTGCCCAATGCGAAACTAGACCCTCGGTTTAAAAATAACCCCTTAGTAAATGAAGCTCCCAATGTAATCTTCTATGCTGGGATTCCACTAGCTCTCGATGACCATATTAAACTCGGAACTTTATGTGTGATTGATAACAAACCGAGAGAACTCAATGAAAATCAAATCCAAATGCTTCGCCTTCTTGGAAAACAAACCATTCGTCTCTTACAAATGCGAAAGGCAACCGAACGTTTAGAAATAGAAAAATTATCTGCAGAAAGAGCCACCGCCGCCAAACGTGATTTTATTGCCGCGATTAGTCATGACATTAGAAACCCTTTAAATTCCCTACTCGGTATGTCCGAAATGATCCGTGAAACGGATTTAGATCCAACCATTCTCGGTTATGTGGATCATATCAAAAATGCCGGGGAAGTTATTTTACATTTAGTCAATGACACCATTGAAATCTCAAGACTTGAAGAGAACGCCAATGTTTCAAATCTTGAATGGTTTGAACTTTATCAATGTTTACATATTTTAGATTCTTTTTTCAAAACAGAAACCAGACGTAAACAATTAGAATTTAAACTTCAAAACTTTACGAATCAAAATTTACTCATTCATTCGGACAAAAGAAAAATCGAAAAGATTTTATGGAATCTAACCGCCAATGCAGTTAAATTTACAAACAATGGAGAAATCACTTGTTCCGTTTCTCTGGAAACAAAAACGAATGAAAACGGATTGTTATTGATAGAAGTAAAAGACACAGGTCCTGGCATTTCTCCTGAGGTTAAGGACAAACTCTTTCAGAAATACAACCAATTCGTTCCGGAAGGATGTGGGATTTCAGGATCTGGCCTTGGACTATCCATTGTTAAACTTTCATTGGAAGAGTTGGAGGGAACCGTTAAAGTGGAATCTAAGTTAGGTGAAGGATCGACTTTTAAAGTATCTATTCCCATCGTTTGGAAATTAGAGGAAAAAAATCGGAACTCTTCTGCTGCAGGCGTAACCAATCTGAACCAACTACCAAAATTTTCTAAACAACAAAAAGTACTTATTGCCGATGACAACGATCTTAACAGGAAAGTCCTAAAAAGTTATCTAAAACCTTTCGGATTTGAAATCAAAGAAACAAGCAATGGACTTGATACAGAAAGAGAACTACTCAATTCTCTCTACGATATCGCCTTTTTGGACATCGAAATGCCAGGGAAACACGGAACTGAAATTGCGAAGGGAATCAGCGGAAAACCAAATCGACCCGTCCTTTTTGCTTGTACTGGGCTTTGCATGCCAGAGGAAAAAGAACAAATTCTAAACTCCGGATTTGAATATTTTATGCCAAAACCCTACTTAAAAGAAGAATTATACGCACATTTGACAGACATCGCCAAAAAACACCCGTAA